A genomic region of Zea mays cultivar B73 chromosome 6, Zm-B73-REFERENCE-NAM-5.0, whole genome shotgun sequence contains the following coding sequences:
- the LOC100275681 gene encoding uncharacterized protein LOC100275681, translating to MRKVCANPDREVGLDTVLEVPVPDQLHHDPSSSSSGHGRRRRRTLKAWVRSRMDQRHRRHSSPPSQADVQLMLGVVGAPLVPQPVQARKAMVAGEDIKEEPLEVSKAKYIVEQYVAASGGERALSAATSMYAVGKVLMRTRSSSTTTKQGQKARRTGMVGVVHGGAEIAGGLVLWQKGPEVWCVEMVVAGGTKMSAGSDGRVAWRQTPWQQAHASRGPPRPLRRCVQGLNPRSTANLFSTATWVGEKSVDGDDCFVLRVDADPLALRARSGDDVEVVRHAVWGYFSQRTGLLSRLEDSHLLRVRATKGSPLAQTTTYWETSMDSSIGDYRAVDGINVAHAGRTVVSLSRFGGSTNDDSAGSESAGVLGRRTCTCMEENWSIEEVDFNVVGLSAECFLPPRDMVVVPCSPKPVDDEKGQCGRLDHSCKKDDAPAALDVRNKNGNGGAGGVHRPATARKALVTAATGLPWSGTAKVVAVETFDTTAE from the exons ATGAGGAAGGTGTGCGCCAACCCAGACAGAGAGGTCGGCCTCGACACAGTGCTCGAGGTGCCCGTCCCGGACCAGCTCCACCAcgatccgtcgtcgtcgtcgtcgggccacGGCCGGCGCCGGCGACGCACGCTCAAGGCGTGGGTGCGGTCGCGCATGGACCAGCGCCACCGGCGGCACAGCTCGCCGCCTTCCCAGGCGGACGTGCAGCTCATGCTCGGGGTGGTCGGCGCGCCGCTGGTGCCGCAGCCAGTGCAGGCGAGGAAGGCCATGGTGGCCGGAGAGGACATCAAGGAAGAGCCCCTT GAGGTGTCCAAGGCGAAGTACATCGTGGAGCAGTACgtcgcggcgtctgggggcgagCGGGCGCTGAGCGCGGCGACGAGCATGTACGCGGTGGGGAAGGTGCTGATGAGGACGAGGTCGTCGTCGACGACGACCAAGCAGGGGCAGAAAGCCCGCAGGACGGGAATGGTGGGCGTGGTCCACGGCGGCGCCGAGATCGCCGGCGGCCTCGTGCTGTGGCAGAAGGGGCCGGAGGTGTGGTGCGTGGAGATGGTGgtggccggcggcaccaagatgaGCGCCGGGAGCGACGGCAGAGTCGCCTGGCGCCAGACGCCCTGGCAGCAGGCTCACGCTTCGCGGGGGCCCCCGAGACCTCTCCGTCGATGCGTCCAG GGTCTTAACCCGAGATCAACGGCGAACCTGTTCTCGACAGCCACGTGGGTCGGCGAGAAGAGCGTCGACGGCGACGACTGCTTCGTGCTCCGCGTCGACGCCGACCCGCTGGCCCTGCGCGCCCGGAGCGGCGACGACGTCGAGGTCGTCAGGCACGCCGTGTGGGGGTACTTCAGCCAGAGGACGGGGCTGCTGTCCCGCCTCGAGGACAGCCACCTGCTGCGCGTCCGCGCGACGAAGGGCTCGCCGCTGGCCCAGACGACCACGTACTGGGAGACTTCCATGGACTCGTCCATCGGCGACTACCGCGCCGTCGACGGCATCAACGTCGCGCACGCCGGCCGCACCGTCGTCTCGCTGTCCCGGTTCGGCGGCAGCACCAACGACGACAGCGCTGGATCCGAATCGGCCGGCGTGCTCGGCAGGAGGACGTGCACGTGCATGGAGGAGAATTGGAGCATCGAGGAGGTCGACTTCAACGTCGTGGGCCTGTCCGCGGAGTGCTTCTTGCCTCCTAGAGACATGGTAGTAGTACCTTGCAGTCCTAAACCAGTCGACGATGAGAAGGGGCAGTGTGGCCGCCTTGACCACAGCTGCAAGAAAGACGACGCTCCAGCTGCACTTGACGTCAGGAACAAGAACGGTAATGGCGGTGCCGGTGGTGTCCATCGTCCTGCGACGGCAAGAAAGGCTCTTGTAACGGCGGCGACAGGGCTACCCTGGTCCGGGACTGCCAAGGTTGTGGCCGTCGAAACCTTCGACACCACCGCTGAGTAA